Proteins encoded in a region of the Perca fluviatilis chromosome 8, GENO_Pfluv_1.0, whole genome shotgun sequence genome:
- the LOC120564218 gene encoding E3 ubiquitin-protein ligase TRIM21-like, with product MSAASCLLTEDQFLCSICLDVFTDPVTIPCGHNFCKTCITKHWNINVHYQCPNCKRLFNTRPELQVNTFISEMAAQFRQSAQQKPSRSSSSEQQVSKPGEVSCDVCTGTKLKALKSCLVCLGSYCETHLEPHLTMSGLKRHQLIDPVENLEGSVCTKHDKPLELFCKNDQMCVCMLCTCSDHKTHDVVPLKEEYEGKKAKLGKTEAKIQQMIQKRRRKIQEIRRSVELSEEDADREIAEGVQVFTALKESVERSQAELIDTIKEKQRKTEKQAEGFIKELEQEISELKKRSTELEQLSQSEDHLHFLQSFVSLNAAPPTKDWTQVRIRPPHEGTVVRAVNQLEETLRKQMKKLLAEAKLKMVQQFAVDVTLDPDTAHPNLTLSDDGKQVKHDDVEKNLPNNAERFDTCNFVLSKQSFSSGRFYYEVQVKGKTYWNLGVARESINRKGYSPPNPQNGYWTMWLKNENKYEALACNAVSLSLKTRPEKVGVFVDYEEGLVSFYDVDAAALIYSFTGCCFTEKLYPYFGPCNNNGGKNSAPLIISPVNHTE from the coding sequence ATGTCTGCTGCCAGCTGTCTGCTGACTGAAGATCAGTTCctgtgctccatctgtctggatgtgttcactgatccAGTCACCATACCATGTGGACACAACTTCTGTAAAACCTGCATCACTAAACACTGGAATATTAATGTCCACTATCAGTGTCCTAACTGCAAAAGGCTTTTCAACACCAGACCTGAGCTGCAGGTCAATACCTTCATCTCTGAGATGGCTGCTCAGTTCAGACAGTCAGCTCAACAGAAAcccagcaggagcagcagctcagagcaacaagtgtccaaaccaggagaagtttcctgtgatgtctgcactggaaccaaactgaaggccctgaagtcctgcctggtgtgtctggGTTCCTACTGTGAGACTCACCTTGAGCCTCATCTGACAATGTCAGGtctgaaaagacatcagctgatcgACCCTGTGGAGAACCTGGAAGGCAGCGTGTGTACGAAGCACGATAAAcctctggagctgttctgtaagaACGACcagatgtgtgtctgcatgctctgcACCTGCTCAGACCACAAGACACATGATGTTGTTCCTCTGAAAGAAGAATATGAAGGAAAGAAGGCCAAGCTGGGAAAGACAGAGGCTAAAATCCagcagatgatccagaagagacgaAGGAAGATTCAGGAGATCAGACGCTCAGTGGAGctcagtgaggaagatgcagacagagagatagcagaaggtgttcaggtcttcaccgctctgaaggagtctgttgaGAGAAGCCAGGCCGAGCTCATCGACAcgatcaaagagaagcagagaaagacCGAGAAACAGGCTGAAGGCTTcatcaaagagctggaacaggaaatctctgagctgaAGAAGAGAAGCACTGAGCTGGAGCAGCTCTCACAGTCTGAAGACCACCTCCACTTCCTCCAGAGCTTTGTGTCCCTGAATGCTGCTCCACCCACCAAAGACTGGACACAAGTCAGGATCCGTCCACCACATGAGGGGACTGTGGTGAGAGCTGTGAATCAGCTGGAGGAGACGCTCAGGAAAcagatgaagaagctgctcGCTGAGGCCAAGCTGAAGATGGTCCAGCAGTTTGCAGTGGATGTGACActtgatcctgatacagcaCATCCAAACCTAACCCTTTCTGATGATGGAAAACAAGTTAAACATGACGATGTAGAGAAGAATCTCCCAAACAATGCAGAGAGATTTGATActtgtaattttgttttatcAAAGCAGAGTTTCTCTTCAGGAAGATTTTACTACGAGGTTCAGGTTAAAGGGAAGACTTACTGGAATTTAGGAGTGGCCAGAGAGTCGATCAACAGGAAGGGATACAGCCCACCGAATCCTCAAAATGGTTACTGGACAATGTGGTTGAAGAATGAAAATAAGTATGAAGCTCTTGCCTGCAATGCAGTCAGTCTCTCTCTGAAGACTCGTCCTgagaaggtgggggtgtttgtggattatgaggagggtctggtttcCTTTTATGATGTTgatgctgcagctcttatctactcctttactggctgctgcttcactgagaaactctacCCATACTTTGGTCCTTGTAATAACAATGGTGGTAAAAACTCTGCccctctgatcatctctcctgtcaATCACACTGAGTAG
- the LOC120564220 gene encoding zinc finger protein RFP-like, producing MSLASCLLTEDQFLCSICLDVFSDPVTIPCGHNFCKTCITKHWDSNVRCQCPTCKKVFNTRPELQVNTFISEMAAQFRQSAQQKASSSSSEQQGSKPGEVPCDVCTGTKLKALKSCLVCLDSYCETHLEPHLTRSGLKRHQLIDPVENLEGRMCTKHDKLLELFCKTDQMCICMLCTYSDHKTHDVVPLKDGYEGKKAELGKTEPEIQQMIQKRRMKIQEIKQSVELSEEDADREIAEGVLVFSALKESVERSQAELIDTIKEKQKKTEKQAEGFIKELEQEISELKKRGTEVEQLSQSEDHLHILQSFTSLNAAPPTKDWTNISVRPPKYEGTMVRAVYQLEETLSEQMKKLFEAELKRVQRYAVDVTLDPDIVHPKPTRPNDREQVNQGNECRCVLSKQAFTSGKFYFQVHLKKWSDWTLGVARKLTNMKEKTILSPSNGYWTVCHKQQMLGTSGYYAPSTTILYYPSVRLSLKTKPQKVGVFVDYEEGLVSFYDIDTAALIYSFTGCSFTEKLYPFFSPCPNDGVKIHSPNESCVLQ from the coding sequence ATGTCTCTTGCCAGCTGTCTGCTGActgaagatcagtttctgtgctccatctgtctggatgtgttcaGTGATCCAGTCACCATACCATGTGGACACAACTTCTGTAAAACCTGCATCACTAAACACTGGGATAGTAATGTCCGATGTCAGTGTCCCACCTGTAAAAAGGTTTTCAACACCAGACCTGAGCTGCAAGTCAATACTTTCATCTCTGAGATGGCTGCACAGTTCAGACAGTCAGCTCAacagaaagccagcagcagcagctcagagcaacaagggtccaaaccaggagaagttccctgtgacgtctgcactggaaccaaactgaaggccctgaagtcctgcctggtgtgtctggactcctactgtgagactcacctggagcctcatctgaCAAGATCAGGCctgaaaagacatcagctgatcgACCCTGTGGAGAACCTGGAAGGCAGGATGTGTACGAAGCACGATAAACTGctggagctgttctgtaagacTGACCAGATGTGTATCTGCATGCTCTGTACCTACTCAGACCACAAGACACATGATGTTGTTCCTCTGAAAGACGGATATGAAGGAAAGAAGGCAGAGCTGGGGAAGACAGAGCCTGAAATCCagcagatgatccagaagagacgaATGAAGATTCAGGAGATCAAACAGTCAGTGGAGctcagtgaggaagatgcagacagagagatagcagaaggtgttcTTGTCTTCAGCGctctgaaggagtctgttgaGAGAAGCCAGGCCGAGCTCATCGACACaatcaaagagaagcagaaaaagacagagaaacaggCTGAAGGCTTcatcaaagagctggaacaggaaatctctgagctgaagaagagaggcactgaggtggagcagctcTCACAGTCTGAAGACCACCTCCACATCCTCCAGAGCTTTACTTCCCTGAATGCTGCTCCACCCACCAAGGACTGGACAAACATCAGCGTCCGTCCACCTAAATACGAGGGGACTATGGTGAGAGCTGTGTATCAGCTCGAGGAGACGCTCAGTGAACAGATGAAGAAGCTTTTTGAGGCCGAGCTGAAGAGGGTCCAGCGTtatgcagtggatgtgacacTTGATCCTGATATAGTACATCCCAAACCCACTCGGCCTAATGATAGAGAACAGGTAAATCAGGGTAACGAGTGTAGATGTGTCTTATCAAAGCAGGCTTTCACTTCAGGGAAGTTTTATTTCCAGGTTCATCTTAAGAAGTGGTCAGATTGGACTTTAGGAGTGGCCAGGAAGTTGACCAACATGAAGGAAAAAACCATACTGAGCCCGTCAAATGGTTACTGGACTGTATGTCATAAGCAGCAAATGTTGGGTACCAGTGGGTACTATGCTCCTTctactactatactatactatccTTCAGTCCGTCTCTCTCTGAAGACAAAACCTCAGAaagtgggggtgtttgtggattatgaggaAGGTCTGGTCTCATTTTATGACATTGATACTGCAGCTCTTATCTATTCCTTTACTGGCTGCTctttcactgagaaactctacCCATTCTTCAGTCCCTGCCCAAATGATGGTGTTAAAATACACAGCCCTAATGAGAGTTGTGTATTACAATGA